In a single window of the Raphanus sativus cultivar WK10039 chromosome 9, ASM80110v3, whole genome shotgun sequence genome:
- the LOC108824309 gene encoding elongation factor Ts, mitochondrial has product MAYSRAARRPLGVFLYSASRRFSCGNEYSSKFESLSQYRSPVGGFGNLLRSFSSEAPAGVDQMSLIKQLRQRTSAPIKDVKASLVECNWDIEAAQKDLRKRGKVLASKKSSRTAAEGMLAVAQNEGRVAVIELNCETDFVARNDIFQYLALAMAKRALLVDNSSQQVPGVFPFGPELFEELKLNLDHPKVNGETTVSNAATEVAAIMGENVKFRRGFLMSKSSTGVLSAYLHTSPQPGLGRIAGIVSLEVEGGNTQLEALQRVGSEMAMHVVAAKPLFLSKDLVSSEALANEREILKSQAESTAKSQMAVEKMVEGRLRKYFEEVALMEQKFIVNDSINIKTLVDNLSKEVGSPVKVADFLRVEVGEGIERLEASDEPVAQTA; this is encoded by the exons atggcGTATTCTAGGGCAGCGAGACGACCCCTTGGAGTATTTCTTTATAGTGCTAGTCGTAGGTTCAGTTGTGGAAATGAGTACTCTAGCAAATTCGAAAGTCTGTCTCAGTACAGGAGCCCTGTTGGTGGGTTTGGGAACTTGTTGAGGAGTTTTAGTTCGGAGGCTCCTGCTGGAGTTGACCAGATGAGCCTCATCAAGCAACTGAGGCAAAGAACTAGTGCTCCTATTAAAGATGTTAAGGCTTCTCTTGTTGAATGCAATTGGGACATTG AGGCTGCTCAGAAGGATTTGAGGAAGAGAGGCAAAGTACTGGCTTCCAAAAAGTCGTCACGGACAGCTGCAGAGGGTATGCTTGCTGTTGCCCAGAACGAGGGAAGAGTTGCTGTTATCGAACTGAACTGCGAGACAGACTTTGTGGCTAGGAACGACATCTTCCAGTACTTG GCTTTAGCTATGGCAAAACGTGCTTTGCTGGTTGATAACAGTTCTCAGCAAGTTCCTGGTGTCTTCCCCTTTGGCCCTGAGCTTTTTGAG GAGTTGAAGCTCAATCTCGACCATCCAAAAGTGAATGGTGAAACCACAGTTTCAAACGCTGCTACAGAAGTAGCTGCGATAATGGGAGAGAATGTCAAGTTTAGGAGAGGTTTCTTGATGTCAAAATCTTCAACAGGCGTCCTCTCTGCATATCTCCACACAAGTCCCCAACCAG GGTTGGGTCGTATCGCTGGGATTGTATCTCTCGAAGTAGAAGGTGGAAACACTCAACTAGAGGCTCTTCAACGTGTAGGCTCAGAAATGGCCATGCATGTTGTAGCTGCAAAGCCTTTATTTTTGAGCAAAGACCTTGTTTCTTCTGAAGCATTAGCAAACGAACGGGAGATTCTCAAATCTCAG GCGGAAAGTACAGCCAAGTCTCAGATGGCTGTGGAGAAGATGGTGGAAGGCCGTCTCCGTAAATATTTCGAAGAAGTTGCTCTAATGGAGCAAAAGTTCATTGTGAACGATTCTATTAACATAAAG ACATTGGTGGATAATTTGTCCAAGGAGGTGGGTTCTCCTGTGAAGGTTGCCGATTTTCTGAGAGTTGAGGTTGGGGAAGGAATCGAAAg GCTTGAAGCATCCGATGAACCGGTTGCTCAAACTgcttga